In the Mycolicibacter sp. MU0102 genome, one interval contains:
- a CDS encoding SRPBCC family protein, with protein MRYTRTDPIAARLSEVWAVLTDVEHWPDWTASMREIVRLDSGPLRVGSTARVRQPAGRPMVWTVTDLVHERSFTWTASTAGIRFTGFHELSPTGSGVRAVLTFTVSGPMAWLAGLLAGSRIRRYVDMEADGLKRRSEGRAAP; from the coding sequence ATGCGCTACACCCGCACTGATCCCATCGCGGCCCGTCTCAGCGAGGTCTGGGCCGTCCTGACCGACGTCGAGCATTGGCCGGACTGGACGGCATCGATGCGTGAGATCGTCCGCCTCGACTCGGGTCCGCTGCGAGTCGGCAGTACCGCCCGTGTCCGGCAGCCTGCTGGTCGTCCGATGGTGTGGACGGTCACCGACCTGGTGCACGAGCGCTCCTTCACCTGGACGGCGTCGACGGCGGGCATCCGCTTCACCGGCTTCCACGAGTTGTCGCCGACCGGGTCGGGGGTGCGGGCCGTGCTGACTTTTACGGTGAGCGGTCCGATGGCTTGGCTGGCCGGTCTGCTCGCCGGTAGCCGGATTCGTCGCTATGTCGACATGGAGGCGGACGGGCTCAAGCGGCGCTCGGAAGGCCGCGCGGCGCCCTAG
- a CDS encoding acyl-ACP desaturase, protein MGNVQTALLHELEPIVEQNLNRHLKAAKPWLPHDYVPWSKGRDFAFLGGEDWVPEDSPLDSVAKAALLVNLLTEDNLPSYHREIATTFGRDGAWGTWVGQWTAEEGRHSIALRDYLIVTRGIDPVNLENMRMQHTIAGYDSGGKSALGVLAYVSFQELATRVSHRNTGKASGCPLADQLLARVALDENLHMVFYRNLMQAALEIAPDEAMCAIRDEVLGFSMPGMNMPGFQENAIMIAKAGIYDLRIHHDDVIQPVLRFWKIHERNDFGAVGDEAREQVVGFMKMVDERATYYEEKAKARESVSA, encoded by the coding sequence ATGGGGAATGTCCAGACGGCACTGCTTCACGAGTTGGAGCCGATTGTCGAGCAGAACCTGAATCGCCACCTCAAGGCGGCCAAGCCGTGGCTGCCGCACGACTACGTGCCGTGGAGCAAGGGGCGCGACTTCGCCTTCCTCGGGGGCGAGGACTGGGTTCCCGAAGACTCGCCGCTGGACTCAGTCGCCAAGGCTGCGCTGCTGGTCAACCTGCTGACCGAGGACAACCTGCCGTCCTACCACCGCGAGATCGCCACCACCTTCGGTCGGGACGGCGCCTGGGGCACCTGGGTGGGCCAGTGGACCGCCGAGGAGGGCCGCCACAGCATCGCGCTGCGTGACTACCTCATCGTCACCCGCGGCATCGACCCGGTGAACCTCGAGAACATGCGGATGCAGCACACCATCGCCGGCTATGACTCCGGCGGCAAGTCAGCGCTGGGGGTGCTGGCGTATGTGTCCTTCCAGGAGCTCGCCACCCGGGTGTCGCACCGCAACACCGGCAAGGCCTCTGGATGCCCCCTCGCTGACCAGTTGCTGGCCCGCGTCGCACTCGACGAGAACCTGCACATGGTGTTCTACCGCAACCTGATGCAGGCGGCCCTGGAGATCGCCCCGGACGAGGCGATGTGCGCCATCCGCGACGAGGTGCTCGGCTTCTCGATGCCCGGGATGAACATGCCCGGCTTCCAGGAGAACGCCATCATGATCGCCAAGGCCGGGATCTACGACCTGCGTATCCACCACGATGACGTCATCCAGCCGGTGCTGCGCTTCTGGAAGATCCACGAGCGCAACGACTTCGGTGCTGTGGGCGATGAGGCCCGCGAGCAGGTCGTCGGCTTCATGAAGATGGTCGACGAGCGGGCCACCTACTACGAAGAGAAGGCCAAGGCGCGCGAGAGCGTCTCCGCCTAG
- a CDS encoding class I SAM-dependent methyltransferase, with translation MARTDNDTWDLATSVGATATMVAAARAIATKADDPLIDDRFAEPLVRAVGVDFLTKWAAGELAGTDLDDHESGWKLGQMPDAMAARTRFFDAFFTAATQAGIRQAVILASGLDARAYRLTWPSGMTIFEIDQPAVLAFKTATLADLGAEPTADRRGVAVDLRDDWQAALIEAGFDRTQATAWIAEGLLGYLPPEAQDRLLDNITALSADGSRLATEAIPNISAAQHEQAREMMRSATDKWRAHGFDLEFSELGYEGDRNDVGTYLEPLGWTSTGQTMTELLTQYGRPTPARGADSVSMADTTYYTSIKG, from the coding sequence ATGGCACGCACCGACAATGACACCTGGGACCTGGCCACCAGCGTGGGAGCCACCGCGACAATGGTCGCCGCCGCCCGGGCGATCGCCACCAAGGCCGACGATCCGCTGATCGACGACCGCTTCGCCGAGCCACTGGTCCGGGCGGTCGGCGTCGACTTCTTGACCAAATGGGCCGCCGGGGAACTGGCGGGCACCGATCTCGACGACCACGAGTCCGGCTGGAAGCTCGGGCAGATGCCCGACGCGATGGCCGCCCGCACCCGCTTTTTCGACGCATTCTTCACCGCCGCCACCCAGGCCGGCATTCGCCAGGCGGTGATCCTCGCATCGGGTCTGGATGCACGCGCCTACCGACTGACGTGGCCGTCGGGCATGACGATCTTCGAGATCGACCAACCCGCGGTGCTGGCGTTCAAGACCGCGACGCTGGCCGACTTGGGCGCCGAGCCCACCGCCGATCGCCGCGGCGTCGCCGTCGATCTGCGCGATGACTGGCAGGCCGCGTTGATCGAGGCGGGGTTCGACCGCACCCAGGCCACCGCATGGATCGCGGAGGGACTGCTCGGCTATCTCCCTCCGGAAGCGCAGGATCGGCTGCTGGACAACATCACCGCACTGAGTGCCGACGGCAGCCGACTGGCCACCGAGGCCATTCCGAACATCTCGGCGGCCCAGCACGAGCAGGCCCGGGAGATGATGCGCAGCGCCACTGACAAATGGCGGGCGCACGGTTTCGACCTGGAGTTCTCCGAACTCGGCTACGAGGGAGACCGCAACGACGTCGGCACCTACCTCGAGCCCCTGGGCTGGACATCGACCGGCCAGACCATGACCGAGCTGCTGACGCAGTACGGGCGTCCGACGCCCGCACGAGGCGCCGACTCGGTGTCGATGGCCGACACGACCTACTACACCTCGATCAAGGGCTAG
- a CDS encoding Nramp family divalent metal transporter, with translation MERVSVAADTAVRLKPGWALLGPAFVAAIAYVDPGNVAANVSAGAKFGFLLVWVIVAANVMAGLVQYLSAKLGLVTGRSLPEVIGAHSRKPVRIAYWLQAELVAMATDLAEVVGGAIALNLIFGLPLVLGGLITGVVSMALLAVGDRRGPRVFEQVTSGLLIIIAIGFLASLVVAPPAPADVAAGLLPRFDGTESVLLATAILGATVMPHAVYLHSGLARDRHGQPEPGPARRRLLRVTRWDVGLAMLVAGTLNLAMLVVAANNLRGMDDAGSIEGAHAAVGNTLGPTVALFFAIGLLASGLASTSVGAYAGAMIMQGLLRVSVPLLWRRLITLGPALAILALGVEPTRALVISQVVLSFGIPFALVPLIRVTGDRALMGADANGPLTSALGWAITAVIGTLNVALIYLTVR, from the coding sequence ATGGAAAGGGTGTCGGTGGCCGCAGACACCGCGGTTCGACTGAAGCCGGGCTGGGCATTGCTCGGCCCGGCTTTCGTCGCTGCCATCGCCTACGTCGACCCGGGCAACGTAGCCGCCAACGTCAGTGCGGGAGCGAAATTCGGCTTCCTGCTGGTCTGGGTCATCGTCGCAGCCAACGTCATGGCCGGGCTGGTGCAGTACCTGTCCGCCAAGCTCGGATTGGTGACCGGACGCTCGCTGCCGGAGGTGATCGGCGCCCACAGCCGCAAACCGGTCCGGATCGCCTATTGGCTGCAGGCCGAATTGGTGGCCATGGCAACAGATCTCGCCGAGGTGGTGGGCGGCGCCATCGCGTTGAACCTGATCTTCGGATTACCGCTGGTGCTTGGCGGCCTCATCACCGGGGTGGTGTCGATGGCGCTGCTGGCGGTCGGCGACCGGCGCGGGCCGCGGGTTTTCGAGCAGGTGACCAGCGGGCTGCTGATCATCATCGCCATCGGATTTTTGGCCAGCCTGGTGGTCGCCCCACCGGCGCCCGCCGACGTCGCGGCGGGCCTGTTGCCCCGTTTCGACGGCACCGAGAGCGTGCTGCTGGCCACCGCAATCCTGGGCGCAACAGTGATGCCGCACGCGGTGTACCTGCACTCGGGCCTGGCCCGCGATCGGCACGGCCAGCCCGAGCCCGGCCCGGCGCGACGGCGGCTGCTGCGGGTCACTCGCTGGGACGTGGGCCTGGCGATGCTGGTGGCCGGAACGCTGAATCTGGCCATGCTGGTGGTGGCCGCGAACAACCTGCGCGGCATGGATGACGCCGGTTCCATCGAGGGTGCACACGCCGCGGTCGGCAACACCCTGGGGCCGACGGTCGCGCTGTTCTTCGCGATCGGACTGCTGGCCTCGGGATTGGCGTCGACCTCGGTGGGCGCCTACGCCGGCGCGATGATCATGCAGGGCCTGTTGCGGGTGTCGGTTCCGCTGCTCTGGCGCCGGTTGATCACGCTGGGCCCGGCGCTGGCGATCCTGGCCCTGGGGGTCGAGCCCACGCGGGCACTGGTGATCTCGCAGGTGGTGCTGTCCTTCGGCATCCCGTTCGCGCTGGTACCGCTGATCCGGGTGACCGGCGACCGGGCGCTGATGGGTGCCGACGCCAACGGGCCGCTGACCTCGGCCCTCGGTTGGGCGATCACCGCGGTGATCGGGACGCTCAATGTGGCGCTGATCTATCTGACCGTGCGCTAG
- a CDS encoding diacylglycerol kinase, whose amino-acid sequence MTIRVAQIGTGNVGVHALKALITNPEFELTGVWVSSDAKAGKDAAELAGVDTPTGVTATTDLQQVLDAKPDCVVYTALADNRLVEALEDFKRILGAGINVVGSSAVFLQYPWNVIPAEMLTPIEDAAKAGNASLFINGIDPGFANDLLPLALAGTCQSVQQIRCMEIVDYATYDSAAVMFDVMGFGQSMDETPMLLQPGVLSLAWGSVVRQLAAGLGLELDSVEQSHIRVPAPEDFSISSGDIAKGTAAALRFEVRGMVDGKAAVVLEHVTRLREDLCPEWPQPAQEGGSYRVEVTGEPSYALDLCLSSPNGDHNHAGLVATAMRVVNAIPAVVAAEPGIRTTLDLPLVTGRGLYSAG is encoded by the coding sequence ATGACTATTCGTGTTGCTCAGATCGGTACCGGCAACGTCGGTGTCCACGCACTGAAAGCTCTGATCACCAACCCCGAGTTCGAACTGACCGGGGTGTGGGTGTCCTCGGACGCCAAGGCCGGTAAAGACGCTGCGGAACTGGCCGGTGTTGACACGCCGACCGGCGTGACCGCAACGACCGACCTGCAGCAGGTGCTCGACGCCAAGCCTGACTGCGTGGTCTACACCGCGCTGGCCGACAACCGGCTCGTCGAGGCGCTGGAGGACTTCAAGCGCATCCTGGGCGCCGGCATCAACGTCGTCGGCAGCAGCGCGGTGTTCCTGCAGTACCCGTGGAACGTCATCCCCGCAGAGATGCTGACCCCGATCGAGGACGCCGCCAAGGCCGGCAACGCCAGCTTGTTCATCAACGGCATCGACCCGGGCTTCGCCAACGACCTGCTGCCCCTGGCCCTGGCAGGCACCTGCCAGAGCGTCCAGCAGATCCGCTGCATGGAGATCGTCGACTACGCCACCTACGACAGCGCGGCCGTCATGTTCGACGTGATGGGCTTCGGCCAGTCGATGGACGAGACCCCGATGCTGCTGCAGCCCGGTGTGCTCAGCCTGGCGTGGGGTTCGGTGGTGCGCCAGCTCGCAGCCGGCCTGGGCCTGGAACTCGACTCGGTCGAGCAGTCCCATATCCGGGTGCCCGCGCCGGAGGACTTCTCGATTTCCTCGGGTGACATCGCCAAAGGCACCGCCGCGGCATTGCGATTCGAGGTACGCGGGATGGTTGACGGCAAGGCCGCCGTGGTCCTTGAGCACGTCACCCGGCTGCGCGAAGACCTGTGCCCGGAGTGGCCGCAGCCGGCTCAGGAAGGCGGCTCGTACCGCGTCGAGGTGACCGGGGAGCCGTCGTACGCGCTGGACCTGTGCCTGTCCAGCCCCAACGGCGACCACAACCACGCCGGCCTGGTGGCCACCGCGATGCGGGTCGTCAACGCGATTCCCGCAGTGGTGGCAGCCGAGCCGGGCATCCGGACCACGCTGGACCTGCCGCTGGTCACCGGGCGCGGCCTCTACAGCGCCGGCTGA
- a CDS encoding SDR family oxidoreductase has translation MILDKFRIDNQTAVVTGAGRGLGAAIAVAFAEAGADVVIASRTQSELEAVAQQVRAAGRRAHIVVADLAHPEETAKLAAEAVEAFGRLDIVVNNVGGTMPNTLLTTSTKDLKDAFTFNVATAHALTVAAVPLMLEHSGGGSFINITSTMGRVPGRGFAAYGTAKAALAHYTRLAALDLCPKIRVNAIAPGSIMTSALNVVAANEELRTPMEKATPMRRLGDPEEIAAAALYLASPAGNYLTGKVLEVDGGITFPNLDLPVPDL, from the coding sequence GTGATACTCGACAAATTCCGAATCGATAATCAAACAGCTGTCGTTACCGGCGCTGGCCGGGGCTTGGGCGCCGCCATTGCCGTCGCGTTCGCCGAGGCGGGCGCCGACGTGGTGATCGCATCGCGTACCCAATCTGAACTAGAGGCCGTCGCGCAGCAGGTCCGCGCGGCGGGTCGTCGTGCCCACATCGTCGTCGCCGATCTCGCTCATCCCGAGGAGACCGCCAAGCTGGCCGCCGAAGCGGTCGAGGCGTTCGGCAGGCTCGACATCGTCGTCAACAACGTCGGCGGAACGATGCCCAACACCCTGCTGACCACGTCGACCAAAGACCTCAAAGACGCGTTCACGTTCAACGTCGCCACGGCGCATGCCCTGACCGTCGCAGCGGTGCCGCTGATGCTGGAGCACTCCGGCGGCGGCTCGTTCATCAACATCACCTCCACCATGGGGCGGGTGCCCGGACGAGGGTTCGCCGCCTACGGCACGGCCAAGGCCGCGCTGGCCCACTACACCCGGTTGGCCGCACTGGACCTGTGCCCGAAGATCCGCGTCAACGCCATTGCCCCGGGATCGATCATGACCTCGGCGCTGAACGTGGTGGCCGCCAACGAAGAGCTGCGCACCCCCATGGAAAAGGCCACGCCGATGCGTCGACTCGGTGACCCCGAGGAGATCGCGGCTGCCGCCCTGTACTTGGCTTCCCCGGCCGGCAACTACCTGACCGGCAAGGTGCTCGAAGTCGACGGCGGCATCACCTTCCCGAACCTTGACCTGCCCGTCCCGGATCTGTGA
- a CDS encoding HNH endonuclease signature motif containing protein: MFDSRLPGPESLADADDKALVAAIAGWSQVEAAASARRLAAIGELVARRTRGIDAVNRSRWSCDYWDAAASEVAAAEQISHGMASSQMYLASALRERLPKVAALFLEGAISTRLVATIVWRTTLITNPYLLHIIDTELAAIATGLGTLSAAKTAAAIDALIDRYDPEAIRRQERDARGREIVIDTRNSENGTTALWGRLFATDATALDRRLTQLAHTVCDDDPRTLAQRRADALGALAAGADGLACGCGNSDCPAAGADARAGNVTVYVLADQTALHTPTEPRFGNGQQSPAPAPQSRPPAHRPRSGHIIGGGTVPAPLLAQLVNNGATVKPLRHPSDLPAEPHYRPSTALAAVIRARDLTCRFPGCDQPASYCDIDHAIAYPIGPTHPANLRCLCRKHHLLKTFWTGPGGWSDRQHPDGTIEWTSPTGHTYTTRPGSTLVFPTLCMPTTAAAVTPSPATSTVDRCLMMPTRKHTRSQDRTHRINTERALNKAPP; encoded by the coding sequence ATGTTCGATAGTAGGTTGCCGGGGCCGGAATCGTTGGCCGATGCCGACGACAAAGCCCTGGTGGCGGCCATCGCCGGGTGGTCGCAGGTGGAGGCCGCGGCCTCGGCGCGCCGCCTGGCGGCGATCGGCGAGTTGGTCGCTCGGCGCACCCGCGGAATCGACGCGGTGAACCGGTCACGCTGGTCCTGCGACTACTGGGATGCCGCGGCCTCCGAAGTCGCCGCCGCCGAACAGATCAGCCACGGGATGGCGTCCTCGCAGATGTATCTGGCTTCGGCGCTGCGGGAGCGGCTGCCAAAGGTCGCCGCCCTGTTTCTCGAGGGGGCGATCAGCACCCGGCTGGTCGCCACGATCGTCTGGCGCACCACCTTGATCACCAACCCCTACCTCTTGCACATCATCGACACCGAGCTCGCCGCGATCGCCACCGGTCTGGGGACCCTCTCGGCAGCCAAGACCGCTGCGGCCATCGACGCCCTGATCGACCGGTACGACCCCGAAGCCATCCGACGCCAAGAACGCGATGCCCGGGGCCGCGAAATCGTCATCGACACCCGAAACAGCGAGAACGGCACCACCGCCCTGTGGGGGCGGCTGTTCGCCACCGATGCCACCGCACTCGACCGGCGCCTGACCCAATTGGCCCACACCGTCTGCGACGACGACCCCCGCACCCTGGCCCAACGCCGCGCCGATGCCCTCGGCGCCCTGGCCGCCGGCGCGGACGGCCTCGCCTGCGGCTGCGGCAACAGCGACTGCCCCGCTGCCGGGGCAGACGCCCGCGCGGGCAACGTCACCGTCTACGTCCTGGCCGACCAAACCGCCCTGCACACCCCCACCGAGCCGCGATTCGGCAACGGCCAACAGTCCCCGGCGCCGGCCCCACAGTCCCGACCCCCAGCGCATCGGCCACGGTCGGGACACATCATCGGCGGGGGCACCGTTCCCGCGCCACTGCTGGCACAGCTGGTCAACAACGGCGCCACCGTCAAACCCCTTCGACACCCCAGCGATCTGCCCGCCGAACCGCACTACCGGCCCTCCACAGCACTGGCTGCCGTCATTCGCGCCCGCGACCTCACCTGCCGATTCCCCGGCTGCGACCAGCCCGCCAGCTACTGCGATATCGACCACGCCATCGCCTATCCAATCGGCCCCACCCACCCGGCCAACCTGCGATGCCTCTGCCGAAAACACCACCTGCTCAAGACCTTCTGGACCGGCCCCGGGGGCTGGAGTGACCGCCAGCACCCCGACGGCACCATCGAATGGACCAGCCCCACCGGTCACACCTACACCACCCGGCCCGGCAGCACACTCGTCTTCCCGACCCTGTGCATGCCCACCACCGCAGCAGCAGTAACCCCGTCACCAGCTACATCAACCGTCGACCGCTGCCTGATGATGCCCACCCGCAAACACACCCGAAGCCAAGACCGCACCCACCGCATCAACACCGAACGCGCCCTCAACAAAGCCCCACCCTGA
- a CDS encoding Ku protein, whose amino-acid sequence MRSIWKGSIAFGLVNVPVKVYSATEDHDIKFRQVHAKDHGRIRYRRVCEECGEVVDYGDIARAYESDDGRMVVITDDDIANLPEERDHEIAVLEFVPAADLDPMLYDRSYFLEPATKSIKSYVLLAKTLAETERVAIVHFTLRNKTRLAALRVKDFSKREVMVVHTLLWPDEIRDPDFPALDTKVEIKPAELKMAGQVVESMADDFDPDRYHDTYQEQLHELIAAKLEGDEAFTPEERPAELDATEDVSDLLAKLEASVKKRSESTKPPAKKAAAKKAPAKKARA is encoded by the coding sequence ATGCGTTCCATCTGGAAGGGTTCGATCGCATTCGGTCTGGTCAACGTGCCGGTGAAGGTCTACAGCGCCACCGAAGACCATGACATCAAGTTCCGCCAGGTGCATGCCAAGGACCACGGGCGAATCCGCTACCGGCGGGTGTGCGAGGAGTGCGGCGAAGTCGTCGACTACGGCGACATCGCGCGGGCGTATGAGTCCGACGACGGGCGGATGGTGGTGATCACCGACGACGACATCGCGAATCTCCCCGAGGAGCGCGATCATGAGATCGCGGTCCTCGAGTTCGTGCCGGCCGCGGATCTGGACCCGATGCTCTATGACCGCAGCTACTTTCTGGAGCCTGCCACAAAATCAATCAAATCCTATGTGCTGCTGGCCAAGACACTCGCCGAGACCGAGCGGGTGGCGATCGTGCACTTCACGCTGCGTAACAAGACGCGGCTGGCGGCGCTAAGGGTCAAGGATTTTTCCAAGCGCGAGGTGATGGTGGTGCACACCCTGCTGTGGCCGGACGAGATTCGCGACCCCGACTTCCCCGCGCTGGACACCAAGGTTGAGATCAAGCCGGCCGAGCTGAAGATGGCCGGGCAAGTAGTGGAATCGATGGCCGACGATTTCGACCCGGACCGCTACCACGACACGTATCAGGAGCAGTTGCACGAGTTGATCGCAGCCAAACTCGAAGGCGACGAGGCGTTCACCCCCGAGGAGCGTCCCGCCGAACTGGATGCGACCGAAGATGTTTCCGACCTACTGGCCAAGCTGGAGGCCAGCGTGAAGAAGCGATCGGAGTCCACGAAGCCGCCCGCTAAGAAGGCAGCCGCGAAGAAGGCCCCCGCCAAGAAGGCCCGGGCTTAG
- a CDS encoding ATP-dependent DNA ligase yields MAAESVQTRVKLTNADKVLYPATGTTKAEVYDYYTRIAEVMLPHIAGRPVTRKRWPNGVDQGSFFEKQLATSAPGWLARADIQHRSGITTYPIIEDLDGLAWIAQQAALEVHVPQWRFEAQWSHGGKVLKPGLATRLVFDLDPGEGATMSQLAEVARAIRDLMSELGLDTFPVTSGSKGVHLYAALERPVSSTGAATVAKRVAQQLETAMPELVTATMAKKLRAGKVFLDWSQNNAAKTTIAPYSLRGRDHPTVAAPRTWAELDDPDLRQLRFDEVLDRVERDGDLLAGLDGPLEGQDRLAVYRAKRDAGRTPEPVPAAAPAPGEGNSFVIHEHHARRLHYDFRLERDGVLVSWAVPKNLPDSTSVNHLAVRTEDHPLEYGRFEGTIPKGEYGAGTVNIWDSGTYVTEKFEDTPEKGEVIVVLAGSRISGRYALIRTGGDQWLAHRMKDQQAFTFSELAPMLATHGSVTRLDPSQWAFEGKWDGYRLLAEADHGRLRLRARSGRDVTGEYPQLLFPAADLAEHHVVLDGELVALDDHGVPSFAEMQNSARSARLQFWAFDLLYLDGRPLLRVAYRDRRRLLETLARGTDLVVKDLLTPDGAKALEQSRKLGWEGVVAKKWDSPYQAGRRSTAWVKEKYWRTQEVVIGGWRAGEGARGGGIGSLLMGIPDGDGLRFVGRVGTGFTERQLAALKKMLVPLRAGESPFGAPLPAPDAKGVTFVEPTVVGEVRFSEHTTDGRLRQPSWRGLRPDKTPDDVVGED; encoded by the coding sequence ATGGCCGCTGAGTCCGTCCAGACCCGGGTCAAGCTGACCAACGCCGACAAGGTGCTGTACCCCGCCACGGGCACCACCAAGGCCGAGGTCTACGACTACTACACCCGGATCGCCGAAGTGATGCTGCCGCACATCGCGGGACGCCCTGTAACGCGCAAACGCTGGCCCAACGGTGTGGATCAGGGATCGTTCTTCGAAAAGCAGCTCGCCACTTCGGCGCCGGGCTGGTTGGCCCGCGCCGACATTCAACATCGCTCCGGCATCACCACTTATCCGATCATCGAGGACCTCGACGGCCTGGCCTGGATCGCCCAGCAGGCTGCACTGGAAGTTCACGTTCCGCAGTGGCGTTTCGAGGCGCAGTGGTCCCACGGCGGGAAGGTGCTCAAGCCAGGGCTGGCGACGCGGCTGGTCTTCGACCTCGACCCCGGCGAGGGCGCAACGATGAGCCAGCTCGCCGAGGTGGCGCGCGCCATCCGCGACCTGATGTCCGAGCTCGGCCTGGACACCTTCCCGGTCACCAGCGGCAGCAAAGGCGTGCACCTGTACGCCGCCCTCGAGCGCCCGGTGAGCAGTACCGGTGCCGCCACGGTAGCCAAACGCGTTGCGCAACAACTCGAAACCGCGATGCCCGAGCTGGTGACCGCGACCATGGCCAAGAAGCTGCGGGCCGGCAAGGTCTTTCTCGACTGGAGTCAGAACAATGCGGCCAAGACCACCATCGCGCCGTACTCGCTGCGCGGCCGCGACCATCCGACGGTCGCCGCCCCCCGCACCTGGGCCGAGCTGGACGACCCGGACCTGCGGCAGCTGCGCTTTGACGAGGTGCTGGACCGCGTTGAGCGCGACGGTGATCTGTTGGCCGGCCTCGATGGCCCCCTGGAAGGCCAAGATCGCCTGGCCGTGTACCGGGCCAAGCGTGATGCGGGCCGGACTCCCGAACCCGTCCCGGCCGCGGCGCCGGCGCCGGGCGAGGGCAACAGTTTCGTCATCCATGAGCACCACGCCCGCCGGCTGCACTACGACTTCCGGCTGGAGCGCGATGGGGTGTTGGTGAGCTGGGCGGTGCCCAAGAACCTCCCGGACTCCACGTCGGTCAACCATCTCGCGGTGCGCACCGAGGACCATCCGCTCGAATACGGCCGCTTCGAAGGCACCATCCCCAAGGGCGAGTACGGCGCCGGCACGGTGAATATCTGGGATTCGGGTACCTACGTGACCGAGAAGTTCGAGGACACCCCCGAGAAGGGTGAGGTGATCGTCGTGCTCGCCGGCAGCCGGATCTCCGGGCGATACGCACTGATCCGCACCGGCGGTGATCAATGGCTGGCGCACCGGATGAAGGACCAGCAGGCATTCACGTTCAGCGAGCTGGCCCCAATGCTGGCTACCCACGGCTCGGTGACGCGACTGGACCCAAGCCAGTGGGCTTTCGAAGGCAAGTGGGACGGCTACCGGCTGCTGGCGGAAGCCGATCACGGTCGACTGCGGTTGCGCGCCCGCAGCGGACGCGACGTCACCGGCGAGTACCCGCAGCTGCTGTTTCCGGCCGCCGACCTGGCCGAGCACCACGTGGTGCTCGATGGTGAACTCGTCGCGCTCGACGACCACGGTGTCCCCAGCTTCGCCGAGATGCAGAACAGTGCCCGTTCGGCCCGCCTGCAGTTCTGGGCTTTCGACTTGCTCTATCTCGACGGGCGCCCGCTGCTGCGGGTGGCCTATCGGGATCGTCGTCGTCTCCTGGAAACCCTGGCGCGCGGAACCGATCTGGTGGTCAAAGACCTCCTGACGCCCGACGGCGCGAAGGCGCTCGAACAGTCCCGCAAGCTGGGCTGGGAAGGGGTCGTCGCCAAGAAATGGGATTCGCCCTATCAGGCGGGGCGCCGATCGACGGCATGGGTCAAGGAGAAGTACTGGCGGACCCAGGAGGTGGTGATCGGCGGTTGGCGGGCTGGTGAGGGGGCTCGTGGCGGGGGGATCGGGTCGCTGCTGATGGGCATCCCCGACGGTGACGGACTGCGGTTCGTCGGCCGGGTCGGTACGGGTTTCACCGAGCGCCAGCTGGCCGCCCTGAAGAAGATGTTGGTGCCCCTGCGCGCCGGCGAATCACCTTTTGGGGCACCGCTTCCCGCGCCGGACGCCAAGGGTGTCACGTTTGTGGAGCCGACGGTGGTCGGCGAAGTGCGCTTCAGTGAACACACGACCGATGGCCGACTGCGTCAGCCCAGCTGGCGCGGACTGCGGCCCGATAAGACCCCGGATGATGTAGTGGGTGAGGATTGA